From one Mya arenaria isolate MELC-2E11 chromosome 4, ASM2691426v1 genomic stretch:
- the LOC128232139 gene encoding DNA ligase 1-like: MENTKGVGSSDALEESRKSSLRSRKLEKNAEMNAEKNEDIEKKQKEKNRLKVKAWRMRQKTENSTKYSEIKKKDTERKKEARMKVKLMANSDPELKASLRKKKAEEMKRYRQRKKMKTTCSSEDPGVKKSKKPALEEKKKKAVKRTQAWRMRIKLKSPTIPIVNTVDENDSHGESRQNKSNLSCATVYRRAQMVKGILPRTPKKKAAILKKLIESPSTSKVLSDQGVTMTPACKKKLEVADAIVNSLKESISEVNIGVRKDREKKHAYDVIRESVLRKYKNITVSKYFNVSYKTRKMRNEWWKKKQRKTRCDVISDHVKQSVKEFYLSAEISREVPSKRDVVRIKTQTGMKETLQKHVMTMTLEEAHKLYKTRNPNHKIGLTSFSKLKPVNVKKVSETSRRSCLCQTF, from the exons ATGGAAAACACTAAAGGTGTTGGTTCCAGTGATGCTCTAG AAGAGAGCCGAAAATCATCACTGCGATCCcggaaacttgaaaaaaatgctgaaatgaATGCTGAAAAGAATGAAGACATAGAAAAGAAGCAAAAGGAGAAAAACAGGCTGAAAGTCAAGGCATGGAGAATGCGTCAGAAAAcagaaaactccacaaaataTTCTGAAATCAAAAAGAAAGACACAGAAAGAAAGAAGGAAGCTCGAATGAAAGTGAAACTCATGGCCAATTCAGATCCTGAATTAAAAGCCTccttaagaaagaaaaaagctgAAGAAATGAAAAGATACAGACAgagaaaaaagatgaaaacaacaTGTTCTTCTGAAGATCCTGGTGTTAAAAAGAGTAAGAAACCGGCtctggaagaaaaaaagaaaaaagctgtGAAGCGAACACAAGCCTGGAGAATGCGAATTAAACTTAAGTCTCCTACAATTCCAATTGTTAACACAGTTGATGAAAATGACAGTCATGGAGAAAGCAGACAGAACAAAAGTAACTTATCCTGTGCAACAGTATACAGACGAGCGCAAATGGTGAAAGGCATTCTGCCTAGGACACCAAAGAAGAAAGCCGCCATTTTAAAGAAGCTTATTGAGTCACCTTCAACATCCAAAGTACTTTCTGACCAAGGAGTAACAATGACACCAGCTTGTAAGAAGAAACTTGAAGTAGCAGATGCTATAGTGAATTCCTTGAAAGAAAGTATTTCCGAAGTAAACATTGGTGTTCGAAAAGACAGAGAAAAGAAACATGCATATGATGTAATACGTGAATCAGTACtaaggaaatacaaaaatatcacagttagtaaatatttcaatgtgtcTTACAAGACAAGGAAGATGAGAAATGAATGGTGGAAAAAGAAACAGAGAAAAACAAGATGTGATGTGATAAGTGATCATGTGAAACAATCAGTGAAAGAGTTCTACCTGAGTGCTGAAATTAGCAGAGAGGTGCCATCCAAACGTGATGTTGTTAGAATCAAAACTCAGACTGGTATGAaagaaacactacagaaacatgtGATGACAATGACACTAGAAGAAGCACACAAgttatacaaaacaagaaaccCCAATCATAAAATAGGACTTACATCATTCAGCAAACTAAAACCAGTTAATGTAAAGAAAGTGTCCGAGACAAGCAGACGGTCATGCCTGTGCCagacattttaa